In the Camelina sativa cultivar DH55 unplaced genomic scaffold, Cs unpScaffold09527, whole genome shotgun sequence genome, AACGGCTGGATATAAATGAGAGAGTAAATAATCAGGCGCATCTGGACCGTTGAATCCATCGTAGATTCCAACGAAGAGCCATCCATGTTCTTCCGATACAACCACATGCACACGATCCTCGCCAGCTTTACCTTGTGCCCATTGAAGATTCTGGCTTTCTAACGAAACGTCGTCGTCTAGTAAACTCCCTTCACTACTAAAATTCAAGCTACTATTAACAGTGAGATTATTCTCGTT is a window encoding:
- the LOC104786809 gene encoding probable protein phosphatase 2C 23 — translated: VGSRKGSLVRVLRRAISKTITRGQNSIVAPIKPVKVPDWVFGSDKTRIQNQTQHQNENNLTVNSSLNFSSEGSLLDDDVSLESQNLQWAQGKAGEDRVHVVVSEEHGWLFVGIYDGFNGPDAPDYLLSHLYP